A region from the Cherax quadricarinatus isolate ZL_2023a chromosome 55, ASM3850222v1, whole genome shotgun sequence genome encodes:
- the LOC138854321 gene encoding uncharacterized protein: MKVTRFEPRKRWASYFASIKSPSPASRVLRQHQESFASIKSPSPASRVLRQHQESFASIKSPSPASRVLRQHQESFASIKSPSPASRVLRQHQESFASIKSPSPASRVLRQHQESFASIKSPSPASRVLRQHQESFANQG, translated from the coding sequence ATGAAGGTAACGAGGTTCGAACCAAGGAAGAGGTGGGCGAGCtacttcgccagcatcaagagtccttcgccagcatcaagagtccttcgccagcatcaagagtccttcgccagcatcaagagtccttcgccagcatcaagagtccttcgccagcatcaagagtccttcgccagcatcaagagtccttcgccagcatcaagagtccttcgccagcatcaagagtccttcgccagcatcaagagtccttcgccagcatcaagagtccttcgccagcatcaagagtccttcgccagcatcaagagtccttcgccagcatcaagagtccttcgccagcatcaagagtccttcgccagcatcaagagtccttcgccagcatcaagagtccttcgccagcatcaagagtccttcgcCAATCAAGGATAA